In Sulfitobacter sp. W027, a single window of DNA contains:
- a CDS encoding PAS domain-containing protein, with amino-acid sequence MSLVAAFTLIALCGVVLSCVMIAKQTGDPVNRFSVLGAVAILLLYITVALFSGQEPHGILYRDPVELVLAAASLAVVVAQSWRVLRNHRKLQGASDSDETRRKLPDLLNDLPVQAAFLAPDMTYAFVNDAYSASFGKPSNEIEGRHLSEVVPPDMLDEVTANLEKALAGRQVTWHFDFSRPILARNQGSAVYQPLSDRGQVVGVLVMVMDRSALQDAVYEAEISATKHALAAEVAGVGYLEWDQEGALVDVSPEVEALLGRDAQRLREMWQQGQQFVEPRSRATIRNNLHMAGSRPRDVIENVKFLAANGRQIEARACIRRLDRGRDVHLLAAIQDVTDQQNVLNDLVKSETRFRDFTESATDWVWEMDVDRRFTFLSGGGRQTEAETPIFEQGKTLAEANIERSKGDFDMLQQRLARQAPFRDLRLVIPLAGGRERLIDMSGKPFFDSNAQLAGYRGTCFDMTEIATAETERKSALEALALAFENISTMVALFDRTDRLVYCNEEYRTTYAGIGGDIIGRHFDELLAHFTRTGKLAMTPEGKLRWSEQRRDRRNTPAKFFRARSSDGRWLEVTDYPVAAGGLLTIASDITEKVEREERLHRHETALQLLNRRETLGQMTAAIAHELNQPLAAIHNFAAGCVLRAQNDQLEREDMIAVLNNMQSQSERASAILRSMSNYLHNDDADRVAVRFDDILRSVQLLIQPESSATGIAVVVSDQCGDVELHCARIEIEQLLINLIKNGIDACREADRPDAEVSVSARCEAGEIVIDVADAGRGFAPDMPAQTAFSAFRSTKDKGLGVGLAICETIVLSHGGTIAVTKSDADGARLTVRMPLEVQK; translated from the coding sequence ATGAGCTTAGTCGCGGCGTTCACATTGATTGCGCTGTGCGGAGTTGTCTTGTCCTGCGTGATGATCGCCAAGCAAACTGGCGACCCGGTTAATCGCTTTAGCGTGCTGGGCGCGGTTGCGATCTTGCTTTTGTACATTACCGTGGCGCTGTTCTCGGGGCAGGAGCCGCATGGCATCCTCTACCGTGATCCGGTTGAGCTTGTCTTGGCGGCAGCTTCGCTTGCTGTGGTGGTGGCCCAAAGCTGGCGGGTTCTGCGCAACCACCGGAAGCTGCAAGGTGCAAGCGACAGCGATGAGACGCGTCGTAAGCTGCCCGATCTGCTGAATGATCTGCCCGTGCAGGCGGCCTTTCTCGCGCCTGATATGACCTATGCTTTTGTCAACGATGCCTATAGCGCGTCCTTCGGCAAACCTTCGAATGAGATTGAGGGGCGGCATCTGTCTGAGGTCGTCCCGCCTGATATGTTGGATGAGGTAACGGCCAATCTTGAAAAGGCCTTGGCAGGGCGGCAGGTCACTTGGCATTTCGATTTCTCGCGCCCCATCTTGGCCCGCAATCAAGGGTCGGCGGTCTATCAACCGCTCTCTGACCGGGGGCAGGTCGTGGGTGTCCTGGTCATGGTCATGGACCGCTCCGCCCTGCAGGACGCGGTCTATGAAGCGGAGATCAGCGCGACAAAACACGCCCTTGCAGCCGAAGTGGCAGGTGTAGGCTATTTGGAATGGGACCAAGAGGGCGCGTTGGTGGATGTCTCCCCTGAGGTGGAGGCGCTGCTGGGGCGCGATGCGCAACGCCTGCGGGAGATGTGGCAACAGGGACAGCAGTTCGTGGAGCCGCGCAGCCGTGCCACGATCCGCAACAATCTGCATATGGCGGGCAGCCGCCCGCGCGATGTGATTGAGAATGTGAAGTTTCTGGCCGCCAATGGCCGCCAGATCGAGGCGCGCGCCTGTATTCGTCGTTTGGACCGTGGACGGGACGTGCACCTGCTGGCCGCGATCCAAGATGTAACGGACCAGCAGAACGTGCTGAATGATCTGGTAAAAAGCGAAACCCGTTTTCGCGATTTCACGGAAAGTGCGACCGATTGGGTGTGGGAAATGGACGTCGACCGGCGGTTTACGTTCCTTTCGGGTGGAGGACGTCAAACCGAAGCTGAAACGCCGATATTTGAGCAGGGCAAAACCCTTGCCGAAGCCAATATCGAACGGAGCAAGGGCGACTTCGATATGCTTCAGCAGCGGCTGGCCCGGCAGGCACCGTTTCGCGATCTGCGCTTGGTCATCCCCCTCGCCGGGGGGCGGGAACGGCTGATCGACATGTCGGGCAAGCCCTTCTTTGACAGCAATGCGCAACTTGCAGGCTATCGCGGCACCTGTTTTGACATGACCGAGATCGCCACCGCTGAAACCGAACGCAAGTCCGCGCTGGAAGCCTTGGCGCTGGCCTTTGAAAACATCTCCACGATGGTCGCGCTTTTCGACCGGACCGACCGGCTGGTCTATTGCAACGAGGAATACCGCACGACCTATGCCGGGATCGGCGGTGACATCATCGGGCGGCACTTCGATGAGCTGTTGGCCCATTTCACGCGCACCGGCAAATTGGCCATGACCCCCGAAGGGAAGCTCCGCTGGAGCGAGCAGCGGCGTGACCGCCGTAACACACCGGCGAAATTCTTTCGCGCGCGGTCGTCGGACGGGCGTTGGCTGGAAGTGACGGACTACCCGGTGGCCGCAGGGGGGCTTTTGACGATTGCCTCAGACATCACCGAAAAAGTAGAGCGCGAAGAGCGGCTGCACCGGCATGAAACGGCACTGCAACTGCTTAACCGGCGCGAGACGTTGGGCCAGATGACCGCCGCCATCGCCCATGAATTGAACCAGCCTTTAGCCGCTATTCACAATTTTGCCGCAGGCTGTGTGTTGCGTGCCCAGAACGACCAGCTTGAGAGAGAGGATATGATCGCCGTGCTCAACAACATGCAAAGCCAATCAGAACGTGCCAGTGCCATCCTGCGGTCCATGTCGAACTACCTGCATAACGACGACGCAGACCGTGTCGCGGTGCGGTTCGACGACATTCTGCGTTCGGTGCAATTGCTGATCCAGCCGGAGAGCTCTGCCACCGGCATCGCCGTGGTCGTCTCTGATCAATGTGGGGATGTCGAACTGCACTGCGCCCGGATCGAGATCGAACAGCTTTTAATCAATCTGATCAAGAACGGCATTGACGCCTGCCGGGAGGCGGACCGCCCTGATGCCGAAGTCTCTGTCTCGGCGCGCTGCGAGGCGGGGGAGATCGTGATTGACGTGGCCGACGCAGGGCGCGGTTTTGCGCCGGACATGCCCGCCCAGACGGCCTTCAGCGCCTTCCGCTCGACCAAGGACAAGGGTCTGGGCGTGGGGCTGGCGATTTGCGAAACGATTGTGCTGTCCCATGGGGGGACCATCGCAGTAACCAAATCTGACGCAGATGGTGCTCGCCTGACTGTGCGTATGCCGTTGGAGGTGCAAAAGTAG
- a CDS encoding response regulator transcription factor, with protein sequence MPEDRIVYVVDDDAAVRESLVWLLGSVGLRATSFASAAEFLEGYEDTGICCLVSDVRMPEMSGLELQKALNARGIAIPLVLMTAFGDVSTAVKAMKAGAVDFIEKPFNNQNMLDLINTALQTDAARRKSQEADVENAQLLARLTPQEHRVFERVVAGLSNREIGSEMDISVKTVEVHRARVMRKLEASSVAELVRFHLHSAPLSSGEGA encoded by the coding sequence ATGCCTGAAGACAGGATCGTTTACGTTGTCGATGATGATGCCGCGGTGCGGGAATCCTTGGTGTGGTTGCTGGGCTCCGTCGGGCTGCGAGCAACTTCCTTTGCATCGGCGGCGGAGTTCCTTGAGGGATATGAGGATACCGGCATCTGCTGCCTTGTCAGCGATGTTCGAATGCCGGAGATGAGCGGTCTGGAGCTGCAAAAGGCGCTGAACGCGCGGGGCATCGCGATACCGCTGGTCCTGATGACGGCCTTTGGCGATGTCTCTACTGCGGTAAAGGCGATGAAGGCGGGGGCAGTGGATTTCATCGAAAAGCCGTTTAACAATCAAAACATGCTCGATCTGATCAACACCGCCCTTCAGACCGATGCGGCGCGTCGCAAAAGCCAAGAGGCAGACGTTGAAAATGCACAGCTGCTGGCCCGGCTTACCCCGCAAGAGCATCGGGTGTTCGAGCGGGTGGTGGCTGGGTTGTCAAACCGTGAAATTGGCAGTGAAATGGATATTTCGGTCAAAACGGTCGAGGTGCATCGCGCCCGGGTAATGCGCAAGCTTGAGGCCAGTTCGGTGGCGGAATTGGTCCGCTTTCATCTACACAGCGCGCCGCTCTCTTCGGGCGAGGGCGCATAG